A stretch of Flexivirga aerilata DNA encodes these proteins:
- the folE gene encoding GTP cyclohydrolase I FolE: protein MSTPPTVDLERAAAAVRELLLALGEDPDREGLKDTPGRVARAYAETFAGMWQTPEEALSRTFDVDHSELVIVRDIEVYSTCEHHLVPFHGVAHVGYIPAPDGRVTGLSKIARLVEVFARRPQVQERLTTQIADALVQHLHAQGVLVVVECEHLCMSMRGVRKPGALTITSAVRGQLTDPATRAEAMSLINAQSRR from the coding sequence ATGTCGACCCCGCCGACAGTTGATCTCGAGCGAGCAGCAGCCGCAGTCCGCGAGCTGCTGCTCGCCCTCGGTGAGGACCCGGACCGGGAGGGTCTGAAGGACACCCCCGGCCGGGTCGCCCGTGCGTATGCCGAGACCTTCGCCGGCATGTGGCAGACCCCGGAGGAAGCGCTCAGCCGCACCTTCGACGTCGACCACTCCGAGCTGGTCATCGTGCGCGACATCGAGGTCTACTCCACCTGCGAGCACCACCTGGTGCCCTTCCACGGCGTCGCGCACGTCGGCTACATCCCGGCGCCGGACGGCCGGGTCACCGGTCTTTCCAAGATCGCCCGGCTCGTCGAGGTGTTCGCCCGGCGGCCGCAGGTGCAGGAGCGGCTCACCACCCAGATCGCCGACGCCCTCGTGCAGCACCTGCACGCCCAGGGCGTGCTGGTCGTCGTGGAGTGTGAGCACCTGTGCATGTCGATGCGTGGCGTGCGCAAACCCGGTGCACTCACGATCACCTCGGCGGTGCGCGGGCAGCTGACCGACCCGGCCACCCGCGCCGAGGCGATGAGCCTGATCAACGCACAGTCGCGACGGTGA